Proteins from one Triticum aestivum cultivar Chinese Spring chromosome 7A, IWGSC CS RefSeq v2.1, whole genome shotgun sequence genomic window:
- the LOC123153746 gene encoding protein HESO1 — MASVTVTPLSAPEPEPSARPDNLPRPSVAISWDTQALCKHAETCELGSEAFLIDPALLPTLEGLLLETYAMLRPKPVEYEQRRTMIDVFNKIAKDIFGKKDDFPVVEPFGSFTMDLFTTKSDLDLSVNFSNDMDGQFARKDKISVIRKFAKVLHKHQSRGRCYGVLPVLSAIVPVLKVTDKGTGVECDISVENKDGMSRSMIFKLVSSIDERFQILCYLIKFWAKTHDVNCPKDRTMSSMAIISLVAFHLQTRHPPILPAFSGLLKDGADFASVQRNVVLFKGFGSTNKESVAELFVSLMSKLLAVKDLWEQGLCASNFDGFWISKTWNRGIGNLSVEDFLDRSQNFARSVGKVEMQNICECLKDTVSKLTDFFRGKIDAPTLKILIFGALNQDVPVSHPSPKHVKSKRKRELRHDPANSEKQQKKVKHAAQRGRAANRIDSILPTPTVFMPHVHQVGSTQPFNQIVHPSQLPIPQLSYGLPQAHFHPGPHMIGQPHGSFIYSTDPGIQLQQQARHMFVPLPVHQPAINRSFHPHGFNGAHEVLYDDNSWLPYGINPNYRRV, encoded by the exons ATGGCGTCGGTGACCGTTACGCCTCTTTCCGCGCCCGAACCCGAGCCCTCAGCTCGCCCCGACAACCTTCCCCG GCCCAGCGTGGCAATTTCATGGGACACCCAAG CTCTATGCAAGCATGCGGAAACCTGCGAGTTGGGATCAGAGGCATTCCTGATTGATCCTGCTCTGCTTCCAACTCTAGAAGGTCTACTTCTAGAAACATATGCGATGTTGCGCCCAAAGCCAGTTGAGTATGAGCAACGACGTACTATGATAGACGTCTTCAACAAAATTGCCAAAGATATTTTTG GTAAAAAAGATGATTTTCCGGTTGTGGAACCGTTTGGGTCATTCACAATGGATCTATTTACTACTAAAAGTGATCTTGATCTCTCTGTCAACTTTAGCAATGATATGGATGGTCAATTTGCTCGCAAGGACAAGATTTCTGTTATTAGAAAGTTCGCAAAAGTCCTACATAAGCATCAGA GCCGTGGTCGTTGTTATGGGGTTTTACCTGTTTTAAGTGCTATAGTTCCTGTACTGAAGGTTACTGATAAGGGAACCGGGGTTGAATGTGATATTTCAGTCGAAAACAAAGATGGCATGTCAAGATCGATGATATTTAAACTTGTTTCTTCAATTGATGAAAGATTTCAGATACTTTGTTATCTG atAAAGTTCTGGGCTAAGACACATGATGTTAATTGTCCCAAAGATCGAACGATGAGCTCGATGGCAATTATCTCCTTAGTTGCTTTCCATTTACAG ACCCGGCATCCTCCAATATTACCTGCATTTTCCGGCTTACTGAAAG ATGGTGCAGACTTTGCAAGTGTCCAGAGAAACGTTGTGCTATTCAAGGGATTTGGGAGCACTAATAAAGAATCCGTTGCTGAACTTTTTGTATCACTAATGAGTAAA CTACTAGCAGTAAAGGATTTATGGGAGCAAGGGCTTTGTGCCAGCAATTTTGATGGATTCTGGATCTCAAAGACCTGGAACAGAGGAATTGGTAACTTGAGT GTGGAAGACTTCTTGGACCGATCTCAGAATTTTGCCAGATCAGTAGGGAAGGTGGAGATGCAGAACATCTGTGAATGCCTAAAGGATACTGTTTCCAAATTGACTGATTTCTTTAGGGGTAAAATTGATGCACCGACACTGAAGATCCTCATTTTTGGGGCGTTAAATCAGGATGTGCCAGTCAGTCACCCCAGTCCAAAACATGTTAAGAGCAAGAGGAAGAGGGAGTTGCGACATGACCCTGCAAACAGTGAGAAGCAGCAAAAGAAAGTGAAGCACGCTGCACAACGCGGCCGCGCTGCTAACAGGATTGATTCTATTTTACCAACTCCCACTGTATTTATGCCTCATGTGCATCAAGTAGGTTCTACCCAACCATTTAATCAGATTGTGCATCCATCTCAGCTTCCGATTCCTCAGCTTTCCTACGGGTTGCCACAAGCACACTTTCATCCAGGTCCTCATATGATAGGACAACCTCATGGTAGTTTCATCTACTCGACGGATCCTGGGATTCAACTGCAGCAGCAAGCCCGGCATATGTTTGTTCCTTTGCCAGTCCACCAGCCAGCGATTAATAGGTCGTTTCACCCCCATGGTTTCAACGGGGCACATGAGGTCCTGTATGATGACAATAGCTGGTTACCTTACGGAATCAATCCGAATTACAGGAGGGTATGA